One Candidatus Nanosynbacter featherlites genomic region harbors:
- the rpmG gene encoding 50S ribosomal protein L33, with the protein MAKKNTKRKLIALVSNKSKHRTYYTTINTQNRTTKGQGRLTLRKYDPIAREHATYTETKKNLGRNEVKARKS; encoded by the coding sequence ATGGCAAAGAAGAATACGAAACGCAAGTTGATCGCTTTGGTGAGCAACAAAAGCAAGCACCGAACTTACTACACGACAATCAATACACAGAACCGCACTACCAAAGGTCAAGGTAGGTTGACGCTGCGTAAATACGACCCAATTGCTCGCGAGCACGCAACCTATACCGAAACCAAGAAAAATCTTGGTCGCAACGAAGTTAAAGCTCGTAAAAGCTAG
- a CDS encoding isopeptide-forming domain-containing fimbrial protein → MARQSWKIYVARLKQAVTTSKQATVKHLGIGMMVMAMVLQSVVFFQDYAQAASDDMIQGGVGSKEAILAHYDKNTNNFRDVLTYNGITRAELANISSTKVRYEVDSSAQSWGWTSRFSEAQGQKAHTVAGRTIYSRPQKLWDSSWYMGWEGSSATRGKFRIMSSCGNLLTYSVPQAVPVTPTPQPKPTPQPQPQPVATCDNLTITQLSRNRYHMSAKASAKNGATIQSIHIRVYDPSGKLVDAGGVAGDQTGMGVELKTPGTYKVQATAVTSIGEVTSPNCAGSFTITEENKPEEPKPSVSITKTVNKQEHVKVAVNSDFTYEITVKNTGKTDLKDVVVSDTAPKEVTLSNSSAGKIDGGKWTHTIANLPAGQSQTFSLAAKYAKFVEGKHKNTVCVDTPTITGSPDACDDATTETYTVTTPPANPPTQPTPTPPTEPNKPTQPTPTPSVPNEPNKPTPTEPTTPPTTNQTTPPAATPQPQPTPTAPTTKELPLTGTLNTASGILGLGGLVSVTCAYVMSRRSLR, encoded by the coding sequence ATGGCTAGACAGTCGTGGAAAATATATGTAGCTCGCTTGAAGCAAGCAGTGACGACATCAAAACAGGCAACCGTAAAACATTTGGGCATCGGTATGATGGTGATGGCTATGGTGCTGCAGTCGGTAGTCTTCTTCCAGGATTATGCGCAAGCCGCATCAGACGACATGATCCAAGGCGGTGTCGGCAGCAAAGAAGCAATTTTGGCGCATTATGACAAAAATACCAACAATTTCCGCGACGTACTAACCTATAACGGTATCACTAGAGCAGAATTGGCGAATATTTCTAGCACCAAGGTGCGTTATGAGGTTGACTCTTCTGCTCAGTCATGGGGTTGGACTTCACGGTTTTCTGAAGCTCAGGGTCAAAAAGCCCACACGGTTGCCGGACGTACCATTTACTCCCGTCCGCAGAAGTTATGGGACAGTAGTTGGTACATGGGTTGGGAAGGTAGTTCGGCCACCCGAGGCAAATTCCGCATCATGTCTTCTTGTGGTAACTTGTTGACCTATAGCGTACCGCAGGCTGTTCCAGTGACGCCAACGCCACAACCAAAGCCAACACCGCAGCCGCAACCGCAACCAGTTGCCACTTGTGACAACCTGACTATTACTCAACTGTCACGCAATCGCTACCATATGAGTGCTAAAGCATCAGCTAAAAATGGTGCCACCATCCAGTCAATCCACATCAGGGTGTATGACCCATCAGGCAAACTTGTCGACGCTGGTGGTGTAGCTGGCGATCAGACTGGTATGGGTGTTGAACTCAAGACGCCGGGTACATACAAAGTTCAAGCAACAGCAGTTACCAGTATCGGTGAAGTAACCAGTCCTAACTGTGCCGGCAGCTTTACCATCACTGAGGAAAACAAACCAGAAGAACCAAAGCCGTCAGTCAGCATCACAAAAACAGTTAACAAACAAGAACATGTCAAAGTGGCAGTCAACAGTGATTTCACCTATGAAATTACCGTTAAAAACACTGGCAAAACAGATCTGAAAGATGTTGTCGTCAGTGACACTGCACCAAAAGAAGTGACGCTGTCAAACAGCAGTGCTGGTAAGATTGATGGCGGTAAGTGGACGCACACCATCGCTAACTTGCCTGCTGGTCAATCACAAACATTCTCTTTGGCGGCTAAGTACGCGAAGTTCGTTGAGGGCAAGCACAAGAACACTGTTTGTGTCGACACGCCGACCATCACTGGCTCTCCAGATGCTTGTGATGATGCGACAACCGAAACGTACACAGTAACGACACCTCCAGCAAATCCACCAACTCAACCAACACCAACACCACCAACTGAGCCAAATAAGCCAACGCAGCCGACACCTACGCCATCAGTACCGAATGAGCCGAATAAGCCGACACCGACTGAGCCGACTACACCACCAACTACCAATCAAACCACGCCTCCTGCTGCCACGCCGCAGCCACAGCCAACTCCTACCGCGCCAACCACTAAGGAATTGCCTCTCACTGGTACTCTGAACACCGCTAGCGGCATCTTGGGGCTTGGCGGACTGGTGAGCGTAACGTGCGCTTATGTGATGAGCCGTCGCAGCTTGCGCTAA
- a CDS encoding YajQ family cyclic di-GMP-binding protein, whose amino-acid sequence MAQFSFDIESTFNKPEMNNVHQLVVREIANRFDFKGTPADVEWLPDKKGFKVIGADEFQVQSIIDMIGRQLAKRNMTSKVLDLGGAHNAANMRAWQDVPFKDGLSQENAKKITKLLKEAHPKVKTQIQGDSVRCTSNSKDELQSVMTTLNQADFDFPLSFGNYR is encoded by the coding sequence ATGGCTCAATTTAGTTTTGATATAGAAAGTACGTTTAATAAGCCAGAGATGAATAACGTTCATCAGTTAGTCGTGCGGGAAATTGCCAACCGCTTTGATTTTAAGGGGACGCCAGCTGATGTCGAGTGGCTGCCAGATAAAAAGGGCTTTAAGGTCATCGGCGCAGATGAATTTCAGGTGCAATCAATCATTGATATGATCGGTCGGCAGCTCGCCAAACGCAACATGACCAGCAAGGTGCTCGACCTTGGCGGGGCGCACAATGCCGCCAATATGCGCGCCTGGCAAGATGTGCCGTTCAAAGACGGCCTCAGCCAAGAAAACGCCAAAAAGATTACCAAGCTCCTGAAAGAAGCACACCCCAAGGTAAAAACCCAGATTCAAGGCGACAGCGTGCGCTGCACCTCAAACAGCAAAGATGAACTGCAATCCGTCATGACGACGCTCAATCAAGCAGATTTTGATTTTCCACTAAGCTTTGGTAACTATCGGTAA